A DNA window from Castanea sativa cultivar Marrone di Chiusa Pesio chromosome 7, ASM4071231v1 contains the following coding sequences:
- the LOC142643554 gene encoding uncharacterized protein LOC142643554 isoform X4, producing MDSFDDILGEPAANRAQAGAKFRPKAKPRPRKETPASVHPTISSNTKEDTAILPITDVGTLESIQPADVDDKLNNEFGSSIANSAENFTKNNEGSFSGVPNLDDTTKLILVNPSSQVVATSEGVVSIDALPKEVAVTDINGDWHFSFRQSETEAVSVGLDVDPSADISPEPVTLTSAGSDLKTSVQALDIADDRLKDPFTLSFTTPEIVGTKVPGNECSISDDLHSEAAILDGNGKLHPNNKKLAEEVDSLGLDLDPFEDNLHGHVTSKSRGGGKFKPKAKIHPRNETSTSLPSAPSTATEEKPVTLSSTSLETEQYAQPVAENKLTNEDGLSAVTLEIVGTREPSKDNECSFPDKRSSESIKSSSQLVMGEEAGSRDALQSDVAMCDSNSVWHSSIGMLSSEVDCMGFELEPFGDNEGEGSLFHAETSTLLASNNKDMEENFGIPACSSIDSSALRVCDSAEPHTCSDPHMAPDPVTCGEDAFSNQYGDFQIENGRLDTEFQEAGTFSGMESLDFMSEANIASGRQTGKFRPKPKMKTGKEKHSIAISHPQAESVLHLQGPQLVTSETGYMASVPAFPADCEQDDSMRFGEFIPSDPASVIMMNAELRNLAETSHSDGPILGDILHSEDVPEIPVEVNAKIGKGEASTASNLPQKQKQSATAGEENDGGKSSRKLRKRVAFQLIDEQDDGANDDFSAEPPSNSSIDEDEDEDNNDEYKVESKSQKKRAPRKSKKPEAENGKPVRKRKKANEAADQSTEKPPKKFSHSTRRNRRCVDKALLETPEDEIDPQRLPIKDLILLAEHKERLASKEAAALKTPLTNLSSSNSFHEEDPYNGEEAFASEQGRGSDDDEPGYEVPISDRLINYQSYMDKTPRTRWSKQDTELFYEYML from the exons ATGGATTCTTTTGACGATATTCTTGGTGAACCAGCCGCCAACCGTG CTCAGGCTGGTGCTAAGTTTCGACCAAAGGCTAAACCACGGCCTAGAAAAGAAACACCTGCCTCTGTTCATCCGACAATCAGTAGCAATACAAAGGAAGACACTGCTATACTACCCATTACTGATGTGGGCACATTGGAATCCATTCAACCTGCTGATGTGGATGATAAATTGAATAATGAATTTGGTTCATCTATAGCTAATTCAgcagaaaatttcacaaagaACAATGAGGGTTCATTTTCAGGAGTTCCAAACTTAGATGATACCACAAAATTGATATTAGTGAATCCTTCGTCACAAGTTGTTGCAACCAGTGAGGGTGTGGTCTCCATTGATGCGCTACCTAAGGAGGTTGCAGTGACTGATATCAACGGTGACTGGCACTTTAGCTTTAGGCAATCGGAAACTGAG GCAGTCTCTGTGGGGTTGGATGTAGACCCTTCTGCTGACATATCTCCTGAGCCTGTTACACTTACCTCTGCTGGCTCAGATTTGAAAACATCTGTTCAGGCTCTTGATATTGCAGATGATAGACTGAAGGATCCATTTACCTTATCCTTCACTACCCCTGAGATTGTTGGGACTAAGGTGCCAGGCAATGAGTGTTCAATTTCCGATGATCTGCATTCAGAGGCTGCCATTTTGGATGGAAATGGCAAATTACATCCTAACAACAAGAAGTTGGCTGAAGAG GTTGATTCCTTGGGATTGGATTTGGACCCATTTGAAGATAATCTTCATGGTCATGTCACAAGTAAAT CTAGGGGTGGTGGCAAGTTTAAACCCAAGGCTAAAATCCACCCCAGAAATGAAACCTCTACTTCACTTCCATCAGCTCCTTCAACTGCTACGGAGGAGAAACCTGTTACGCTAAGTTCCACAAGCTTAGAAACAGAACAATATGCTCAGCCTGttgcagaaaataaattgacaaatgAGGATGGTCTATCTGCGGTTACCTTAGAGATTGTGGGCACTAGGGAGCCATCAAAAGACAATGAATGTTCATTTCCTGACAAGAGAAGCTCGGAATCAATCAAGTCTTCATCCCAACTTGTGATGGGAGAGGAAGCTGGCAGTAGAGATGCGCTGCAGTCAGATGTTGCAATGTGTGATAGCAACAGTGTTTGGCATTCTAGCATCGGAATGTTGTCATCAGAG GTAGATTGCATGGGGTTTGAATTAGAGCCTTTTGGTGATAATGAAGGGGAAGGTTCTCTTTTTCATGCAGAAACATCTACTCTTCTTGCTTCCAATAATAAGGACATGGAGGAAAATTTTGGTATCCCTGCTTGTAGTTCTATTGACTCTTCAGCACTCAGGGTTTGTGATTCTGCAGAGCCTCATACTTGCTCTGATCCTCATATGGCCCCAGATCCAGTAACCTGCGGGGAAGATGCTTTTTCTAATCAGTATGGAGATTTTCAGATTGAAAATGGAAGGTTGGATACAGAG TTTCAGGAAGCTGGAACCTTTTCTGGCATGGAAAGCCTAGATTTTATGTCTGAGGCCAACATTGCATCTG GACGGCAAACTGGCAAGTTTCGACCCAAGCCCAAGATGAaaacaggaaaagaaaaacatagcaTTGCCATCTCTCACCCACAAGCTGAGTCTGTTTTGCATTTGCAAGGTCCTCAGTTGGTTACTTCTGAAACTGGGTACATGGCTTCAGTTCCTGCCTTCCCAGCTGACTGTGAACAGGATGACTCCATGAGGTTCGGTGAATTTATTCCCTCAGATCCAGCCTCTGTCATTATGATGAATGCAGAATTGAGAAACCTTGCAGAAACTTCTCACTCAGATGGCCCCATTTTGGGGGATATTCTGCATTCTGAGGATGTTCCTGAAATTCCTGTAGAAGTG AATGCTAAGATTGGAAAGGGGGAAgcttctacagcatcaaatctTCCTCAGAAACAGAAACAATCTGCTACAGCTGGTGAAGAGAACGATGGTGGCAAATCATCAAGGAAGCTGAGAAAGCGAGTAGCTTTTCAACTTATTGATGAGCAGGATGATGGGGCTAATGATGATTTTTCTGCTGAACCTCCCAGTAATTCTAGCatagatgaagatgaagatgaagacaACAATGACGAATATAAAGTGGAAAGTAAATCCCAGAAGAAAAGAGCTCCAAGAAAGTCAAAGAAACCTGAGGCTGAAAATGGAAAACCTGTACGAAAGCGTAAGAAGGCCAATGAAGCAGCAGATCAGTCAACTGAGAAACCTCCCAAAAAATTTTCTCATTCCACTCGTCGAAACAGAAGATGTG tgGACAAAGCTTTGCTTGAAACCCCGGAGGATGAGATTGACCCTCAAAGGTTGCCTATAAAGGATCTTATTCTGCTTGCAGAGCATAAAGAGCGATTAGCG AGCAAAGAGGCAGCAGCATTAAAAACACCCTTGACAAATTTAAG TTCTTCTAATTCATTTCATGAGGAAGACCCTTATAATGGAGAGGAGGCCTTTGCTTCAGAACAAGGCAGAGGTTCTGATGATGACGAACCAGGTTACGAGGTTCCAATAAGTGACCGTCTGATTAATTACCAATCATACATGGACAAAACACCCAGAACAAGATGGTCAAAACAAGACACAGAATTGTTCTATGAG TATATGCTATAG